In Macadamia integrifolia cultivar HAES 741 chromosome 12, SCU_Mint_v3, whole genome shotgun sequence, the following are encoded in one genomic region:
- the LOC122094704 gene encoding pentatricopeptide repeat-containing protein At2g27610 yields MILTLRPFLKLKEIQIGQTLKTLPQLSISLHSHPFLYGYSAVALDPEIQALQLFDKIPHRDLSEWNNLLFHYSRNNLNREALNLFLEIRRSQVPVDASTLSSILKVCSSLLDRMLGKQIHSHCIKSGFEADISVGTSLVDMYMKINAVGDGKEVFDNMPERNVVSWTSLLAGYTLNGMVDCVLELFLQMQIEGIKPNPFTFASVLAASAAHSMVDGIRVHGQVIKLGFVSTTYVCNSLINMYLKSGLIRDARVVFAGVENKDAVSWNSMIAGLVLNGFEMEALELFHQMRLAGVKLTQSVFASVTKLCSNLKELPFTKQVHCQVLKNGYGFDNSIGTGVMVAYAKCGEMNDASVLFFMMNGLQNVVSWTAIISGCLQNGGIDQAVDLFCEMSREGVRPNHFTYSTILTASPTISPFQIHAQIIKTNYENSPSVGTALLDAYVTIGYTQEAAIIFEQINEKDIVAWSAMLAGYAQVGDSEGAIKLFCEMRKEGFRPNEFTFSSVINVCARPTAAVEQGKQLHGSLIKFGLENSICVSSALVTMYAKRGSIESAHGIFRNQEKRDLVAWNSMISGYAQHGCGKKALEIFEEMESQGLELDGITFIGVILACTHAGLVDEGEKYFASMIKDNHINPTMEHYACMVDLYSRAGKLKEAMDLITEMPFPAGATVWRTLLGACRVYRNLELGKLAAENLISLEPQDSAAYVLLSNMYAVAGRWDERAKVRKLMDERNVKKEAGYSWIEVKNQIHSFMASDQSHPLSNRIYAKLEELNARLKDAGYCPDTSFVLQDVEEEHKEAILSQHSERLAIALGLIITSPGVPLQIVKNLRVCGDCHTVIKLISVTEGRDIVVRDSNRFHHFKGGSCSCGDYW; encoded by the coding sequence ATGATTCTAACTCTAAGACCCTTTTTGAAACTGAAAGAAATCCAAATCGGGCAGACTCTCAAAACCCTCCCACAACTCTCTATTTCATTACACTCTCACCCCTTTCTTTACGGATACTCGGCCGTGGCATTGGATCCGGAGATTCAAGCACTACAACTGTTCGACAAAATTCCGCACAGAGACCTGTCTGAGTGGAATAACTTGCTCTTCCACTACTCTCGCAATAATCTCAATCGAGAAGCTCTGAATCTCTTCTTGGAGATTCGTCGATCACAAGTGCCTGTTGATGCCTCTACTCTCTCCTCTATTCTTAAGGTCTGTAGCTCCTTGTTGGATCGAATGCTGGGCAAACAGATACACTCTCACTGCATCAAATCCGGTTTCGAAGCTGATATTAGCGTTGGTACTTCTCTTGTCGACATGTACATGAAAATCAATGCGGTTGGGGATGGAAAGGAAGTATTTGATAATATGCCAGAGAGAAATGTGGTGTCTTGGACTTCATTGCTTGCAGGTTATACACTCAATGGGATGGTTGACTGCGTTCTGGAACTCTTCCTTCAGATGCAAATTGAGGGAATTAAACCCAACCCTTTCACCTTTGCAAGTGTTCTTGCTGCTTCGGCCGCTCACTCTATGGTGGATGGAATTCGAGTTCATGGGCAGGTTATAAAACTTGGTTTTGTGTCTACCACATATGTGTGCAACTCCTTGATTAATATGTACTTGAAGTCGGGACTAATCAGAGATGCTAGAGTGGTGTTTGCAGGAGTGGAAAACAAGGATGCAGTTTCTTGGAACTCCATGATTGCTGGACTTGTATTGAATGGTTTTGAAATGGAAGCTCTAGAACTCTTCCACCAGATGAGACTTGCAGGTGTTAAGCTGACCCAGTCCGTATTTGCATCAGTTACTAAATTATGCTCTAACCTTAAGGAGCTGCCCTTTACAAAACAGGTGCATTGCCAGGTCCTGAAGAATGGATACGGATTTGATAACAGCATTGGAACGGGAGTTATGGTAGCATATGCTAAGTGTGGTGAAATGAATGATgcttctgttctgttctttatGATGAATGGTTTGCAGAATGTGGTCTCATGGACAGCTATCATTTCTGGGTGCTTGCAAAATGGTGGAATAGATCAAGCTGTTGATCTATTTTGTGAGATGAGCAGGGAAGGTGTCAGGCCAAACCACTTCACGTACTCAACCATCCTTACCGCTTCACCCACTATTTCACCATTCCAAATCCATGCTCAAATTATCAAAACTAATTATGAGAACTCACCTTCAGTTGGTACTGCTCTACTGGATGCTTATGTTACGATTGGATATACCCAGGAAGCTGCAATTATTTTTGAACAAATCAATGAGAAAGACATTGTAGCCTGGTCTGCTATGCTGGCGGGATATGCCCAGGTTGGAGATTCTGAAGGAGCCATTAAACTTTTCTGTGAGATGCGCAAAGAGGGTTTTCGGCCAAATGAATTCACTTTCTCTAGTGTTATTAATGTGTGTGCACGTCCTACAGCTGCAGTAGAGCAGGGGAAACAACTTCATGGGAGTTTAATCAAGTTTGGTTTGGAAAATTCCATATGTGTAAGCAGTGCCCTAGTTACTATGTATGCAAAGAGAGGGAGTATAGAAAGCGCTCACGGAATTTTCAGgaatcaagagaagagagatttaGTTGCATGGAATTCAATGATCTCAGGCTATGCACAGCATGGTTGTGGGAAGAAGGCACTTGAGATTTTTGAGGAAATGGAGAGCCAAGGCTTAGAATTGGATGGCATTACATTCATTGGTGTCATCTTGGCCTGTACTCATGCAGGTCTTGTGGATGAAGGTGAAAAATACTTTGCTTCAATGATCAAAGATAATCATATCAATCCAACAATGGAGCACTATGCATGCATGGTTGATCTCTATAGTCGAGCTGGAAAGTTAAAAGAAGCCATGGACCTCATAACAGAGATGCCATTTCCAGCAGGTGCAACTGTGTGGCGAACATTATTGGGAGCTTGCAGGGTTTATCGTAATCTAGAGTTGGGGAAGCTCGCAGCAGAAAACCTCATATCTCTTGAGCCACAAGATTCAGCTGCTTATGTTTTGTTGTCAAATATGTATGCAGTAGCTGGAAGATGGGATGAGAGAGCCAAGGTGAGGAAGCTAATGGATGAAAGAAATGTGAAAAAAGAGGCTGGGTACAGCTGGATTGAAGTAAAGAACCAGATTCATTCATTCATGGCATCTGATCAATCACATCCCTTATCAAATCGCATATATGCAAAACTTGAAGAACTAAATGCACGATTAAAGGATGCTGGATACTGCCCAGATACAAGTTTTGTCCTTCAGGATGTAGAGGAGGAGCATAAAGAAGCTATTCTATCTCAACATAGTGAAAGGCTGGCCATTGCACTTGGATTAATCATCACCTCTCCAGGTGTCCCTCTTCAAATTGTTAAGAACTTAAGGGTATGTGGTGACTGTCACACTGTTATTAAGTTGATTTCAGTTACTGAGGGAAGAGATATTGTTGTACGGGATTCAAACCGTTTCCACCACTTCAAGGGTGGCTCTTGCTCATGCGGGGATTATTGGTGA